One segment of Pirellulales bacterium DNA contains the following:
- a CDS encoding Gfo/Idh/MocA family oxidoreductase, whose protein sequence is MKNVRIGLIGAGHLGRIHARLLSGMEGVEFVGVADPMPEARRAVASENNIAAGRRTVAETADFRELIPQIDAAIIATPTRFHHAVALELAERGIHLFVEKPITSTVAEARELVQAARWNNVVLQVGHIERFNPALAPLAARLAQPRYIEAVRQGPYSFRSTDISVVLDLMIHDLDIALWLSAERRGARGERRGSDDAGAASDAANTGGAVDNPVRDVAAVGWTVIGGEEDFAQARIEFADGCVANLTASRVSHRPRRQMQIWTADAHVEIDFNTRRSTIVEFAANESIAGQQSLAASPGERRFETLLPLVEMEAAPQNALLEEQRDFVECIRTGREPRVTGEAGLAALETAHRVLAQISARRGKQPQSKLPSTEPTAPAILRGPHWDHQPQAPSRRKEAG, encoded by the coding sequence GTGAAGAATGTGCGAATCGGATTGATCGGCGCCGGGCATCTCGGCCGAATCCACGCCCGACTGCTCTCGGGCATGGAGGGCGTCGAGTTTGTCGGGGTTGCCGACCCGATGCCGGAAGCTCGCCGGGCCGTAGCGTCTGAAAATAACATCGCCGCCGGCCGACGCACGGTTGCCGAAACCGCCGATTTCCGCGAGCTAATTCCGCAAATCGATGCCGCCATCATCGCGACGCCCACACGGTTCCACCATGCAGTCGCGCTGGAACTGGCCGAGCGCGGCATTCATCTTTTCGTCGAAAAGCCGATCACTTCCACCGTCGCCGAGGCGCGGGAATTGGTGCAAGCGGCCCGGTGGAACAACGTTGTGCTGCAAGTCGGCCATATCGAGCGGTTCAATCCGGCGCTGGCGCCATTGGCGGCGCGGCTGGCCCAGCCGCGTTATATTGAAGCCGTGCGCCAAGGTCCCTATTCGTTCCGCTCGACCGACATCAGCGTCGTGCTCGACCTGATGATCCACGATTTGGATATCGCGCTATGGCTCTCGGCGGAGCGGCGAGGGGCGAGGGGCGAGCGGCGAGGAAGCGATGACGCCGGCGCCGCAAGCGACGCGGCTAATACCGGCGGCGCGGTCGACAATCCGGTGCGCGACGTGGCTGCGGTTGGCTGGACGGTCATCGGAGGCGAAGAGGATTTCGCCCAAGCTCGGATCGAGTTTGCCGACGGCTGCGTGGCCAATCTGACGGCTTCACGCGTCAGCCATCGGCCGCGGCGGCAAATGCAGATCTGGACAGCCGATGCTCACGTCGAGATCGATTTCAACACGCGCCGCTCGACGATCGTCGAATTCGCGGCGAACGAGTCGATCGCCGGGCAGCAAAGCCTCGCCGCTTCACCGGGCGAGCGCCGCTTCGAAACGCTGCTGCCGCTTGTCGAAATGGAAGCTGCCCCGCAAAACGCGCTATTGGAAGAGCAGCGCGATTTCGTCGAATGCATTCGCACCGGCCGCGAACCGCGGGTCACAGGCGAGGCTGGTCTGGCGGCGCTGGAAACCGCTCATCGCGTGCTGGCGCAAATCTCGGCCCGGCGGGGAAAACAGCCGCAATCAAAGCTGCCCTCGACAGAACCGACCGCGCCGGCCATTCTCCGCGGCCCGCATTGGGACCATCAGCCGCAAGCTCCCTCGCGCCGCAAAGAAGCGGGCTGA
- a CDS encoding OmpH family outer membrane protein — protein sequence MKIHRVLVRISAVLAVASLAGGAALFLAAPARGQGGAPNAQNIAVIDIGKILKNDTKFKQEMSNLQAEVIATEKQLRNEANEIQNLMNQQKTFAAGTPDFVRLDTEITKRSADLNVQKSLKNKEFVERQSKMLFAAYRDIQDAVKEFSSRYNIGLVVQYDSSPIDNSDPQAILSGAHRSVVFVNPGLDITGDILASLNRSAQHAASTAPIGVGVPAGSGQYPPR from the coding sequence GTGAAGATTCATCGTGTATTGGTTCGGATCTCGGCCGTTCTGGCCGTCGCATCGCTGGCGGGAGGGGCCGCCTTGTTCTTGGCTGCACCGGCCCGCGGCCAAGGCGGCGCGCCGAACGCTCAAAATATCGCCGTTATCGACATCGGCAAAATCCTGAAGAACGACACCAAGTTCAAACAGGAAATGAGCAACCTGCAGGCCGAGGTCATCGCCACGGAAAAGCAGCTCCGCAATGAGGCGAATGAGATCCAAAACCTCATGAACCAGCAGAAGACGTTTGCCGCCGGCACGCCCGACTTCGTCCGCCTCGACACCGAGATCACGAAGCGCTCGGCGGACCTGAACGTGCAAAAATCGCTGAAGAACAAGGAATTCGTCGAACGGCAAAGCAAGATGCTGTTTGCCGCCTATCGCGACATCCAAGATGCCGTCAAGGAATTCTCGTCCCGATACAACATCGGCTTGGTCGTGCAGTACGATAGCTCGCCGATCGACAATTCCGATCCGCAAGCCATTCTCAGCGGCGCGCATCGCAGCGTCGTGTTCGTCAACCCGGGCTTGGATATCACCGGCGACATTCTGGCCAGCCTGAACCGCTCAGCGCAGCATGCCGCTTCGACGGCTCCGATCGGCGTCGGCGTGCCGGCTGGTTCCGGCCAGTATCCGCCGCGCTGA
- a CDS encoding DotU family type IV/VI secretion system protein, translating to MTPRVAQAVDPVFLQVLNLLDRISRDERPLPQEERLRIVALLDQAEAIVGAGTEWDLAKYAIVSWIDEMLVETPWDGRDWWSNNVLEVEVFNTRLCNELFYSRAQEASTLARRDALEVFYVCVVLGFRGLYRDPNLSTMFSAAHGLPPDLDTWARQTSLAIRLGQGRPALAPPRREIAGAPPLRTKPLVAWSWLAAVLLAAAGVVYYGMFLAG from the coding sequence ATGACCCCGCGCGTCGCTCAAGCCGTCGATCCGGTGTTTTTGCAGGTGCTCAATCTGCTCGATCGCATTAGCCGAGATGAACGTCCGCTGCCGCAGGAAGAGCGGCTCAGGATCGTGGCCCTCTTGGATCAGGCCGAGGCCATTGTGGGCGCGGGAACGGAATGGGATTTGGCGAAATACGCGATCGTCTCGTGGATCGACGAGATGTTGGTGGAAACGCCGTGGGACGGGCGCGATTGGTGGAGCAACAACGTCCTCGAAGTCGAGGTCTTCAACACGCGGCTCTGCAACGAACTGTTTTATTCTCGGGCTCAAGAGGCTTCGACGCTGGCTCGTCGTGACGCGCTCGAGGTGTTTTATGTTTGTGTCGTGCTCGGATTCCGAGGCCTTTATCGCGATCCGAATTTGTCGACGATGTTTTCCGCTGCCCATGGCTTGCCGCCAGATCTAGACACATGGGCCCGGCAGACTTCGCTGGCAATCCGGCTCGGGCAAGGCCGTCCGGCGCTGGCGCCTCCGCGGCGCGAGATCGCCGGGGCTCCGCCGCTGCGCACCAAGCCGCTGGTGGCGTGGTCGTGGCTCGCGGCAGTGTTGCTGGCGGCCGCGGGAGTGGTGTATTACGGCATGTTCCTGGCCGGCTAG
- the lpxA gene encoding acyl-ACP--UDP-N-acetylglucosamine O-acyltransferase, which produces MSMRIADHVSIDPRAEIADDVEIGPFSVVGPHVRIGRGTRLENNVTLMGRVTIGRDNHIFPGVVIGGHPQDISYRGTDTQVIIGDGNVIREAVTINRASEKEDGITSVGSHNFLMGGCHVAHDCRLGDHIIIANATLLGGHVRIHDHASLSGGVAVHHYATLGSYSFTAGISRVLHDVPPYMLSDGNPARPRCINVVALKRNDFSTETIHCLAEAHRLLYRAKVGLDHAREILRSNDQLVPHVNALLSFIQDQQEGKHGRARERRRAA; this is translated from the coding sequence ATGAGTATGCGCATCGCCGACCATGTTTCGATCGATCCCCGGGCGGAGATCGCCGACGATGTCGAGATCGGTCCGTTCTCGGTGGTCGGGCCGCACGTTCGGATCGGCCGCGGCACCCGGCTCGAAAACAATGTCACGCTGATGGGCCGGGTGACGATCGGCCGCGATAATCATATTTTTCCCGGAGTGGTGATTGGCGGCCATCCGCAAGACATCAGCTACCGCGGCACCGACACACAAGTGATCATCGGCGATGGCAACGTCATCCGCGAAGCCGTCACGATCAATCGGGCCAGCGAAAAAGAAGACGGGATCACCTCGGTCGGCAGCCATAATTTTCTGATGGGCGGCTGCCACGTGGCTCACGATTGCCGGCTCGGCGACCACATCATCATCGCCAACGCCACCTTGCTCGGCGGACACGTGCGTATTCACGACCATGCGTCGCTTTCCGGCGGAGTGGCCGTTCATCATTACGCCACGCTCGGCAGCTATTCCTTCACGGCCGGCATCAGCCGCGTGTTGCACGACGTGCCGCCGTATATGCTCTCCGACGGCAATCCGGCCCGGCCGCGATGCATCAACGTCGTGGCGCTCAAGCGAAACGATTTCTCCACCGAAACAATCCATTGCCTGGCGGAAGCGCATCGGCTGCTCTATCGGGCCAAGGTCGGCCTCGACCATGCTCGCGAAATCCTGCGATCGAACGACCAACTGGTGCCGCACGTGAATGCGCTGCTGAGCTTCATCCAAGATCAGCAGGAAGGAAAACATGGCCGGGCGCGAGAACGGAGGCGGGCCGCGTGA
- a CDS encoding aldehyde dehydrogenase family protein: protein MNIPVLRWGKPYESLEKDEVVHFITGEPVARVSQAGGGLLERDMRHAPTARKLLREMPCEELIQRIKRAGDLYLNDTLPLGDGTQSPDEFARAQSATTGLPEHMCKANMAKNFFVLSHMDQMLEALTRGLPLDVLTRGFGVESRGVVVSYQAQTPALGLVLPSNSPGVHTLWMPVIPMQIGLVLKPGPQEPWTPYRMAAAMVEAGIPSGAISIYPGGGDVGAAVLASCSRSLIFGGTATVDRYRGNPAVQAHGPGFSKILLGDDAADHWRDYLDLMVESVYVNSGRGCINCSSIWAPRHTREIAAAIAERIGPIEPRPPEDPQAGLAAFTVPGAAASIWKMIETDLREGGVEHATEPFGPRLVEMPRCGYLRPVVVHAESPAAAIVKKEYMFPFATVVRCPQEQMLDAIGPTLVCSLISDDAALQQSLTDATHVDRLNLGPIPTTKLDWLQPHEGNIVDFLFRARALQIPPERRAKLNRQ from the coding sequence ATGAACATTCCCGTCCTTCGCTGGGGTAAGCCTTACGAATCGCTGGAGAAAGATGAAGTGGTTCACTTCATCACCGGCGAACCGGTTGCCCGCGTGAGCCAAGCCGGCGGCGGGCTGCTCGAGCGCGACATGCGTCATGCCCCGACCGCCCGCAAGCTGCTCCGCGAGATGCCCTGCGAGGAGTTGATCCAGCGGATCAAACGGGCCGGCGATCTCTATCTCAACGACACGCTTCCCCTCGGCGACGGCACGCAATCGCCCGACGAATTCGCCCGCGCCCAATCCGCCACGACGGGCCTGCCGGAACACATGTGCAAGGCGAATATGGCGAAGAATTTCTTCGTCCTCTCGCACATGGACCAAATGCTCGAAGCGCTGACGCGCGGCCTGCCATTGGATGTTCTCACCCGCGGCTTTGGCGTGGAAAGCCGTGGCGTCGTGGTGAGCTATCAAGCCCAGACTCCAGCGCTTGGGCTGGTGCTGCCGTCCAACTCGCCGGGCGTACACACGCTGTGGATGCCGGTGATTCCGATGCAGATCGGCTTGGTGCTGAAGCCAGGGCCGCAAGAGCCGTGGACGCCCTATCGCATGGCGGCCGCAATGGTCGAGGCGGGAATTCCCTCGGGCGCGATTTCGATTTATCCCGGCGGCGGCGATGTCGGCGCGGCGGTGCTTGCCAGTTGTTCGCGGAGCTTGATTTTCGGCGGCACGGCCACGGTCGATCGCTACCGCGGCAATCCGGCCGTGCAAGCGCACGGACCGGGCTTCAGCAAGATTTTGCTTGGCGATGACGCCGCCGATCATTGGCGCGATTATCTCGATCTGATGGTGGAAAGCGTTTATGTCAACAGCGGCCGCGGGTGCATCAATTGTTCGTCGATCTGGGCGCCGCGGCATACGCGCGAGATTGCCGCCGCGATTGCCGAGCGGATTGGCCCGATCGAGCCGCGTCCGCCGGAAGATCCGCAGGCCGGCCTGGCGGCATTCACCGTTCCCGGGGCCGCCGCGAGCATCTGGAAGATGATCGAAACCGATCTGCGCGAAGGGGGCGTGGAACATGCGACCGAGCCGTTCGGCCCGCGGCTGGTTGAGATGCCGCGTTGCGGCTATTTGCGGCCGGTCGTGGTACATGCCGAATCGCCGGCGGCCGCGATCGTGAAGAAAGAATACATGTTCCCATTCGCGACGGTGGTAAGATGTCCGCAGGAACAGATGCTCGACGCGATTGGGCCGACCTTGGTTTGCTCGCTGATCAGCGACGACGCCGCACTTCAGCAATCGCTAACCGACGCGACCCACGTCGACCGTTTGAACCTGGGCCCGATTCCGACTACGAAGCTCGATTGGCTCCAGCCGCACGAAGGCAATATCGTCGATTTCCTGTTCCGAGCCCGCGCGCTGCAAATCCCGCCGGAGCGGCGGGCGAAGCTCAACCGGCAATAA
- a CDS encoding iron-containing alcohol dehydrogenase, translated as MVPFDYYPRTRIVFGPGKVETLGQLAGELGARRVLVVSDPGVIGAGHTALGIAALQTAGVATQLFDGVVENPTTDNVDAGAALARRFEPQLIVGFGGGSSMDCAKGINFLYSGGGRMQDYWGTGKATRPMLPMIAVPTTAGTGSETQSFALISDAETHVKMACGDKKASFRVALLDPALTVTQPLRVTALTGIDAIAHALETYVCRVRNPVSLAFSREAWLLLADNFQRVLDDPSDLSARGGMQLGACFAGLAIENSMLGAAHALANPLTTTYGIPHGHAVGLALPHVIRFNGAEVGGWYQDLLECTGGSNGYPSPESGAAGLADFVANLVRRAGLADRLSECGVEHERLEELATEAAHQWTGGFNPRKVAEAELLSLYEAAF; from the coding sequence TTGGTTCCTTTCGACTACTATCCGCGCACGCGCATCGTTTTCGGCCCCGGCAAGGTCGAAACGCTCGGCCAATTGGCGGGCGAACTTGGCGCGCGGCGCGTGCTCGTCGTCAGCGATCCGGGCGTGATCGGGGCAGGGCACACGGCTCTTGGGATTGCGGCGCTCCAAACCGCCGGCGTCGCAACGCAACTATTCGACGGCGTGGTCGAGAATCCAACGACCGACAATGTCGACGCCGGGGCCGCGCTCGCTCGGCGGTTCGAGCCGCAATTGATCGTCGGCTTCGGCGGCGGCAGTTCGATGGATTGCGCCAAAGGGATTAATTTCCTCTATTCCGGCGGCGGACGGATGCAAGATTATTGGGGAACCGGCAAGGCCACCCGGCCGATGCTGCCGATGATCGCCGTTCCGACCACCGCCGGCACCGGCAGCGAAACGCAATCCTTTGCCCTGATTTCCGACGCCGAAACGCATGTCAAGATGGCCTGCGGCGATAAGAAAGCGTCGTTTCGCGTCGCGCTGCTCGACCCGGCGCTGACGGTGACGCAGCCGCTGCGCGTCACCGCGCTGACCGGCATCGACGCAATTGCCCATGCCCTGGAGACCTACGTTTGCCGCGTGCGAAATCCTGTGTCGCTGGCGTTCAGCCGCGAGGCATGGCTGCTGCTGGCCGATAATTTTCAGCGTGTGCTCGATGATCCGAGCGACCTGTCGGCTCGCGGCGGGATGCAGCTTGGCGCTTGTTTTGCTGGCCTGGCGATCGAGAATTCGATGCTCGGCGCGGCCCATGCGTTGGCCAATCCATTGACGACGACGTATGGCATTCCGCACGGCCATGCTGTCGGCCTCGCGCTGCCGCACGTGATTCGTTTCAACGGGGCCGAAGTGGGCGGCTGGTACCAAGATCTGTTGGAATGCACCGGCGGAAGCAACGGCTATCCGTCGCCCGAATCGGGCGCGGCAGGCTTGGCCGACTTCGTGGCCAATCTCGTCCGCCGCGCGGGTCTTGCCGACCGACTATCGGAATGCGGCGTGGAACACGAGCGGCTTGAAGAATTGGCCACCGAAGCCGCCCACCAATGGACCGGCGGCTTTAACCCGCGCAAGGTCGCCGAAGCGGAATTGCTCTCGCTGTACGAAGCGGCATTTTGA
- a CDS encoding DUF1778 domain-containing protein, whose translation MATGRSQKQTSSRRQASSLMVRLDAESKDFLARAAKLRQISISDYVRLVTVAQARHEVGSAREQIIALSPDEQLAFWEALNRPVKLTTAQRKLGKLIRGVM comes from the coding sequence ATGGCGACCGGTCGATCGCAAAAACAGACTTCGTCGCGCCGCCAAGCGAGTTCGTTGATGGTGCGGCTCGACGCCGAAAGCAAGGATTTTTTGGCCCGAGCGGCAAAGTTGCGGCAAATCAGCATCAGTGACTACGTGCGGCTAGTAACCGTCGCACAAGCTCGCCACGAAGTCGGATCTGCCCGCGAGCAGATCATTGCATTGTCTCCCGACGAGCAACTCGCATTCTGGGAGGCACTGAATCGGCCCGTCAAGCTCACCACCGCGCAGCGCAAGCTAGGCAAGCTGATTCGCGGTGTTATGTGA
- a CDS encoding ATP-binding cassette domain-containing protein, with amino-acid sequence MPVLDTQALSRSFNGRLAVDGLTIAVEAGEVFGLLGPNGAGKTTTIKMLTTLLPPSSGTAHVAGFDIVRQSSAVRRVIGYVPQLISADGALTGYENLLMFAKLYDIPRRQRKALVNASLAFMGLSDAGGKLVNQYSGGMIRRLEIAQSMLHQPPVLFLDEPTVGLDPVARSAVWEHILRLRDEHGTTIFCTTHLMEEADAFCSRVAIMHLGKVAALGSPDDLKKSLGRPDANLDDVFIHYSGNSLEQEGSYREISRARRTARRLG; translated from the coding sequence ATGCCCGTTCTTGATACACAAGCGCTTTCGCGATCTTTCAACGGCCGTCTTGCCGTCGATGGCCTGACGATCGCGGTCGAAGCCGGTGAAGTGTTCGGGCTGCTGGGCCCGAACGGAGCCGGCAAGACGACGACGATCAAAATGCTCACCACGCTGCTCCCGCCCAGCTCGGGAACGGCACACGTCGCCGGTTTCGACATCGTTCGCCAGTCGTCCGCGGTGCGTCGGGTGATCGGCTATGTGCCGCAGTTGATTTCGGCCGACGGGGCGCTGACGGGTTATGAAAACCTGCTGATGTTCGCCAAGCTGTACGATATTCCGCGGCGGCAGCGGAAAGCACTGGTGAACGCATCGCTGGCATTCATGGGCCTCTCGGATGCGGGCGGCAAGCTGGTGAACCAGTATTCCGGCGGCATGATCCGGCGATTGGAAATCGCGCAATCGATGCTGCACCAGCCGCCGGTGTTGTTTCTCGACGAGCCGACGGTCGGTTTGGACCCCGTCGCCCGGAGCGCGGTTTGGGAACACATCTTGCGGCTGCGCGACGAGCACGGCACGACGATCTTCTGCACGACGCACCTCATGGAAGAAGCCGACGCCTTTTGCAGCCGCGTGGCGATCATGCATCTGGGCAAAGTTGCCGCGCTCGGCAGTCCCGACGACCTGAAAAAATCGCTCGGCAGGCCCGACGCAAATCTCGACGACGTGTTCATCCACTACTCGGGCAACTCGCTGGAACAGGAAGGATCGTATCGTGAAATTTCAAGAGCCCGGCGCACCGCTCGGCGGCTCGGCTAA
- a CDS encoding type VI secretion protein IcmF/TssM N-terminal domain-containing protein: MSQATAPAAPPGGAAPAPPAPKPPGKIKSFFIRIGAIPKKLWRMSLPAKAAWLALIALVAVVVLAWTAFLADANSVPWRHSMTPGRVLAVVVLVALIPLVVYRGLKLWLEGDTSRFPDLDFAWRAGLTALERNGLDIATVPVFLILGSSGERQEQALFDSTGLPLRVRAVPEGPAPLHWYANPEAIFICCTEASWTSGLAAFEAAKPLAEMAAILSNLESSAAPAAPAPAQPVFGFQPAGGMPMAALPAAPAPPQSPVLAAPPRPALPAPMPAGGGDDIRGTIMLGQYAANLAAQSPPAMPQAPQYAAPQQQAFAPPSGEDSGSFKGTMMLQSPLQLTPPAAPQSPQYAAPQFAPPSNYAAPQQYAAAPAYAPAPAQSYVASAPAPRQAQTALLAPQESAEQLEKLQHVCRLLRRARSPLCAVNGILTLLPMPAIQGSIREAEELQRAVKSDLRTIDRTLELRCPVTALVVGMEQESGFRELVRRVGRERAVVQRFGQRYDLRSVATAEEMHALCAHVCGAFEDWVYTLFREQGALSRPGNMQLYSLLCKVQLSVKNRLAEILAGGFGYDPTHAGDPPVLFSGCYFAAIGETEDRQAFAKGVFNKLIEEQEQVEWTPRALASNRHYLWLAYTGLILDAALVVALGAMAAWRWIR, encoded by the coding sequence ATGAGTCAAGCTACCGCACCCGCAGCTCCGCCAGGGGGCGCCGCTCCCGCGCCTCCCGCGCCGAAACCGCCTGGGAAAATCAAATCGTTTTTCATCCGCATCGGGGCCATTCCGAAAAAACTATGGCGGATGTCGCTGCCGGCCAAGGCGGCTTGGCTAGCATTGATCGCCCTGGTGGCGGTCGTCGTGCTCGCATGGACGGCGTTTCTGGCCGATGCGAATAGCGTTCCCTGGCGCCATTCGATGACGCCCGGTCGCGTGCTGGCCGTTGTCGTGCTGGTGGCCCTGATTCCGCTCGTGGTTTATCGGGGCCTGAAGCTGTGGCTCGAAGGCGACACATCGCGCTTTCCCGATCTCGACTTCGCCTGGCGTGCCGGATTAACGGCGCTCGAGCGCAACGGGCTCGACATCGCCACCGTTCCCGTGTTTCTCATTCTCGGTTCGTCCGGTGAGCGGCAGGAGCAGGCGCTCTTCGATTCGACCGGGCTTCCGCTGCGAGTCCGGGCGGTGCCCGAGGGTCCGGCCCCCTTGCATTGGTATGCAAATCCCGAGGCGATTTTCATCTGCTGCACGGAAGCGAGCTGGACCAGCGGATTGGCGGCCTTCGAAGCGGCAAAGCCGTTGGCGGAGATGGCGGCGATCCTGTCGAATTTGGAATCGTCGGCGGCTCCGGCCGCACCGGCGCCGGCCCAACCGGTGTTCGGTTTTCAGCCGGCCGGCGGCATGCCGATGGCTGCGCTGCCGGCCGCCCCGGCCCCTCCTCAATCGCCTGTTCTGGCGGCGCCGCCGCGGCCAGCCCTTCCGGCCCCGATGCCGGCCGGAGGGGGCGATGATATTCGCGGCACGATCATGCTCGGCCAATATGCGGCCAATCTGGCCGCGCAATCGCCGCCGGCGATGCCTCAGGCTCCGCAATATGCCGCTCCGCAACAACAGGCATTCGCTCCGCCATCGGGCGAAGATTCCGGCAGCTTCAAGGGCACGATGATGCTGCAGTCGCCGCTGCAACTGACGCCGCCGGCCGCCCCCCAATCGCCGCAATACGCAGCGCCGCAATTCGCGCCCCCGTCGAACTATGCCGCGCCCCAGCAATATGCCGCTGCACCCGCTTACGCTCCTGCTCCAGCGCAGTCGTATGTCGCTTCCGCGCCGGCGCCGCGCCAAGCCCAAACCGCGCTTTTGGCACCGCAAGAATCAGCCGAGCAACTCGAAAAACTGCAGCATGTCTGCCGTCTTTTGCGCCGCGCCCGCTCGCCGCTGTGTGCGGTGAATGGCATTCTCACGCTCCTGCCGATGCCGGCGATCCAAGGCTCGATTCGCGAGGCCGAGGAATTGCAACGGGCCGTGAAATCCGACTTGCGAACGATCGATCGAACGTTGGAATTGCGCTGCCCCGTTACGGCGCTGGTGGTCGGCATGGAGCAGGAGTCGGGCTTTCGCGAGCTGGTGCGCCGCGTCGGCCGAGAGCGGGCCGTCGTGCAGCGATTCGGCCAGCGATACGATCTGCGAAGCGTCGCCACGGCGGAAGAAATGCACGCCCTCTGTGCCCACGTTTGCGGGGCGTTCGAAGATTGGGTCTACACCCTGTTCCGCGAGCAGGGAGCTTTGTCGCGGCCGGGCAACATGCAGCTCTACAGCTTGCTTTGCAAGGTGCAATTGAGCGTCAAGAACCGGCTCGCCGAAATCCTCGCCGGCGGCTTCGGCTACGACCCGACGCACGCCGGCGATCCCCCGGTATTATTTAGCGGCTGCTATTTCGCCGCCATCGGCGAAACGGAAGACCGGCAGGCATTCGCCAAGGGCGTGTTCAACAAGTTGATCGAAGAACAAGAGCAGGTGGAATGGACGCCGCGGGCGCTGGCCTCGAATCGCCACTATCTCTGGCTGGCCTACACCGGCCTGATCCTCGACGCCGCGCTAGTCGTCGCCCTCGGCGCGATGGCCGCATGGCGCTGGATTCGCTAG
- the lpxC gene encoding UDP-3-O-acyl-N-acetylglucosamine deacetylase — protein sequence MNSNCLPTTLLAFGRTSVVHTPRKQRTIAEPVSLEGFGYWSGKDVRVEFRPAPEHSGVVFVRSDLIRRVRIPASVFHRVDVPRRTTLVAGGATVEMVEHLLAALYGLQIDNCEVWIDQPELPGCDGSSQPFVECLDQAGTVVQNAWRNQVFVNQTIRVGTSDSWIEARPATPGSGLSARYRLDYGLGNGIGRQTYQVHVMPETFRAELAPCRTFMLKSEAEWLLAQGLGGRATMRDLLVFDDHGPIDNELRFADECVRHKVLDMVGDLSLSGCDLVGNFVAHRSGHKLNAQLVQAVLQEGERFEWRKSA from the coding sequence ATGAACTCAAACTGCCTGCCGACCACCCTGCTCGCCTTCGGACGCACCTCTGTGGTTCACACACCGCGCAAACAACGAACGATCGCTGAGCCGGTGTCGCTGGAGGGGTTCGGATATTGGAGCGGGAAAGACGTTCGCGTCGAATTTCGGCCCGCGCCGGAGCATTCCGGTGTCGTGTTCGTGCGGAGCGATTTGATTCGCCGCGTGCGGATTCCGGCCAGCGTCTTCCATCGGGTCGATGTTCCGCGGCGCACGACGTTGGTCGCCGGCGGCGCGACGGTCGAAATGGTCGAACATCTGCTGGCGGCCCTGTACGGCTTGCAGATCGACAATTGCGAAGTGTGGATCGATCAGCCGGAGTTGCCAGGCTGCGACGGCTCGTCGCAACCGTTTGTCGAATGCCTCGACCAGGCCGGAACGGTCGTTCAGAACGCTTGGCGCAATCAAGTGTTCGTCAACCAGACGATTCGCGTCGGCACCAGCGACAGTTGGATCGAGGCCCGTCCGGCCACGCCCGGCAGCGGACTTTCGGCCCGCTATCGGCTCGATTACGGTTTGGGCAACGGCATCGGCCGGCAGACGTATCAGGTGCATGTGATGCCGGAGACGTTTCGTGCCGAATTGGCCCCCTGCCGAACGTTCATGCTCAAAAGCGAGGCCGAATGGCTTTTGGCCCAAGGGCTCGGCGGCCGAGCGACGATGCGCGACCTGCTGGTCTTCGACGACCACGGCCCGATCGACAACGAACTTCGCTTCGCCGACGAATGCGTGCGCCATAAGGTGCTCGACATGGTCGGCGATCTGTCATTATCCGGATGCGATTTGGTCGGCAATTTCGTGGCGCACCGCAGCGGGCACAAACTGAATGCGCAGTTGGTGCAGGCAGTGCTGCAAGAAGGGGAACGGTTCGAATGGCGGAAAAGCGCGTAG